Proteins from a genomic interval of Pseudodesulfovibrio nedwellii:
- the rpsC gene encoding 30S ribosomal protein S3 yields MGQKVHPYGFRLGYNKNWLSRWYSKKDYPAFVLQDDQVRKFVKKKLFQAGVSRIEIERAGGKIRLIIHTARPGIVIGRKGVEIEKLREELRNKFQTEFTIEVNEIRRPEVEAQLVAENIAQQLERRIAFRRAMKRTVGLARKFGAEGIKVACAGRLAGAEIARGEWYRDGRVPLHTLRADIDYGFAEAATTYGVIGVKVWIFKGEILDKEVEQ; encoded by the coding sequence ATGGGACAGAAAGTACATCCTTACGGTTTTCGTCTGGGGTATAACAAGAACTGGCTGTCCCGCTGGTACAGCAAAAAGGACTATCCTGCGTTCGTTCTTCAGGACGACCAGGTCCGCAAGTTCGTTAAGAAAAAATTGTTTCAAGCTGGCGTGTCCCGCATCGAAATCGAGCGGGCCGGCGGCAAGATTCGCCTGATCATCCACACCGCGCGTCCCGGTATTGTTATCGGTCGCAAGGGTGTAGAGATAGAAAAGTTGCGTGAAGAATTGCGTAACAAGTTTCAAACTGAATTCACCATTGAGGTCAACGAGATTCGTCGACCGGAGGTTGAAGCTCAGCTCGTAGCTGAGAACATTGCCCAGCAGCTTGAACGTCGAATTGCCTTCCGCCGTGCCATGAAGCGTACGGTGGGCCTTGCCAGGAAATTCGGCGCCGAGGGTATTAAAGTTGCGTGTGCAGGTCGCCTGGCTGGCGCCGAAATCGCACGCGGCGAGTGGTACCGTGATGGGCGTGTGCCTTTGCACACACTCCGTGCCGACATCGACTATGGTTTCGCCGAAGCAGCTACTACTTACGGTGTTATCGGAGTCAAGGTCTGGATTTTCAAGGGTGAGATTCTGGACAAAGAGGTAGAACAGTAA
- the rplP gene encoding 50S ribosomal protein L16: MLAPKRVKFRKRQKGRLRGKAQRGNSVSFGDIGLKALEHGKITAQQIESARVAIMRHIKRGGKVWIRIFPDFPVTSKPAEVRMGKGKGAPDGWVAPVKPGRIMYEVKGVDIELAKEALKRASYKLPIKTAIVVKEGM; the protein is encoded by the coding sequence ATGCTTGCTCCAAAAAGAGTAAAATTCAGAAAGCGGCAGAAAGGCCGCCTCAGAGGCAAGGCCCAACGGGGTAACAGTGTGTCCTTCGGCGATATCGGCCTGAAGGCATTGGAGCACGGAAAGATCACAGCCCAGCAAATCGAATCCGCTCGTGTCGCTATCATGCGTCACATCAAGCGCGGCGGTAAAGTCTGGATCCGCATCTTCCCTGATTTCCCCGTCACCTCCAAGCCCGCGGAAGTCCGTATGGGTAAGGGTAAAGGCGCACCCGATGGTTGGGTTGCACCGGTGAAACCGGGTCGTATTATGTACGAAGTTAAAGGTGTTGACATCGAATTGGCTAAGGAAGCGCTCAAGCGTGCTTCCTACAAGCTGCCGATCAAGACCGCTATCGTTGTGAAGGAGGGTATGTAA
- the rpmC gene encoding 50S ribosomal protein L29 has protein sequence MTSKELRELDDAKLTEKLTESRKDLFAMRFKHATAQLENTQTLSGVKKTIARILTIQRERQGA, from the coding sequence CTGACTTCCAAGGAACTTCGTGAACTGGATGACGCCAAACTGACTGAGAAACTGACTGAATCCCGAAAAGATCTGTTTGCCATGCGTTTCAAGCATGCAACAGCTCAGCTCGAGAACACGCAGACTCTCTCCGGCGTCAAAAAGACTATCGCCCGTATCCTGACTATTCAGCGGGAACGACAGGGAGCGTAG
- the rpsQ gene encoding 30S ribosomal protein S17, translated as MAEFKYQGNKRVLTGLVISDKADKTIVVRVETLVKHPLLKKYIRRRKKFMAHDPANDCGVGDKVQIVESRPMSRRKRWHLVQILEKAV; from the coding sequence ATGGCTGAGTTTAAATACCAAGGCAACAAGCGTGTGCTCACCGGTCTGGTGATCTCCGACAAGGCTGACAAAACTATTGTCGTCCGCGTCGAGACACTGGTGAAGCATCCGCTGCTTAAGAAGTACATTCGTCGCCGCAAGAAATTCATGGCCCATGATCCGGCTAATGATTGTGGTGTTGGCGACAAGGTGCAGATTGTCGAATCGAGGCCCATGTCCCGCCGCAAGCGCTGGCATTTGGTGCAAATTCTCGAAAAGGCCGTCTAG
- the rplN gene encoding 50S ribosomal protein L14, producing MIQVESRLDVADNSGAKQVLCIKVLGGSKRRYASVGDIIVVSVKEAMPHSKVKKGSVMKAVVVRTKKELGRPDGSYIKFDNNSAVLLNANMDPVGTRIFGPVARELRAAGFMKIVSLAPEVL from the coding sequence ATGATACAAGTTGAATCCAGACTCGACGTTGCTGACAATTCCGGGGCCAAACAGGTCCTGTGCATCAAGGTTCTTGGTGGTTCCAAGCGCCGTTACGCCAGCGTCGGTGATATTATTGTAGTGTCCGTCAAAGAAGCCATGCCCCATTCCAAAGTGAAGAAGGGCTCGGTTATGAAGGCGGTTGTCGTTCGTACTAAGAAGGAACTCGGTCGTCCCGACGGTTCCTACATTAAGTTCGACAACAATTCCGCTGTGCTGCTCAACGCTAACATGGACCCCGTCGGTACCCGTATTTTCGGACCCGTGGCTCGTGAATTGCGTGCAGCCGGTTTCATGAAGATCGTTTCCCTCGCCCCCGAGGTCCTGTAA
- the rplX gene encoding 50S ribosomal protein L24: MMKTKIRKDDKVMVIAGKDKGKIGKVLKILKKQDKVLVEKVNMVQRHTKANPYAQQPGGIIEKEAPIHVSNVAIVCDACTKPTRVGYKKTEDGKKVRFCKKCNETFK, translated from the coding sequence ATGATGAAGACTAAAATTCGCAAAGACGACAAAGTCATGGTCATCGCCGGAAAGGACAAGGGTAAGATTGGCAAGGTGTTGAAGATTCTCAAGAAGCAGGACAAAGTCCTGGTTGAGAAGGTGAATATGGTTCAGCGCCACACCAAAGCCAACCCTTATGCCCAACAACCCGGCGGTATCATCGAGAAGGAAGCCCCGATCCATGTATCCAATGTGGCTATTGTTTGCGATGCATGCACCAAGCCCACGCGGGTCGGGTACAAGAAGACTGAAGATGGAAAGAAGGTTCGCTTCTGTAAGAAGTGCAACGAAACCTTCAAGTAG
- the rplE gene encoding 50S ribosomal protein L5: protein MTRLETVYNEKVVPELQKEYGYSSSMEIPRMTKISLNIGLGEASQNSKLIEPAAEELTAIAGQKAVVTLAKKSIAQFKLREGMPVGTRVTLRGDAMWDFYDKLVSFALPRVRDFRGIPDRGFDGRGNFTMGIKEHTIFPELDIDRVEMVKGMNVTVCTTAKTDKEGKSLLDLLGMPFKK, encoded by the coding sequence ATGACACGTCTCGAGACAGTATATAATGAAAAGGTCGTCCCCGAGCTCCAGAAGGAGTACGGTTATTCCTCTTCCATGGAGATTCCTCGTATGACGAAGATCTCCTTGAACATCGGACTTGGTGAAGCTAGCCAGAATAGCAAGCTCATCGAACCCGCTGCCGAGGAATTGACCGCAATCGCAGGCCAAAAGGCCGTTGTCACCCTGGCAAAGAAATCCATCGCACAGTTCAAGCTGCGCGAAGGTATGCCGGTCGGCACTCGCGTGACTTTACGCGGCGATGCAATGTGGGATTTTTATGACAAGCTCGTGAGCTTTGCTCTGCCCCGTGTCCGCGACTTTCGCGGTATCCCCGATCGTGGTTTTGACGGTCGTGGTAACTTCACAATGGGCATCAAGGAACACACCATCTTCCCTGAGCTTGACATCGATAGAGTTGAGATGGTGAAGGGCATGAACGTGACAGTGTGCACGACCGCTAAGACAGATAAAGAAGGCAAGTCCCTTCTTGATCTGCTCGGTATGCCCTTTAAAAAGTAG
- a CDS encoding type Z 30S ribosomal protein S14 — MAKTSLRVKARRKPKFKVRAYNRCPICGRPRAFLRHYGICRICFRNKALAGELPGVRKASW, encoded by the coding sequence GTGGCCAAAACAAGCTTACGTGTTAAGGCACGCCGCAAACCCAAGTTCAAGGTCCGCGCATACAATCGTTGTCCGATTTGTGGCCGTCCTCGGGCTTTTCTGAGGCACTACGGCATCTGCCGTATTTGCTTCCGTAACAAGGCTCTCGCTGGTGAACTTCCCGGCGTCCGCAAGGCGAGCTGGTAA
- the rpsH gene encoding 30S ribosomal protein S8, with product MAVVDPVADMLTRIRNAYGAYHNDVAIPTSKMKSSIAGILKEEGYITDYAVEDRDISITLKYVDGKPLVTGLKKVSKPGRRVYVGASDIPRVQNGIGICIVSTSKGLLEGAKAKEANVGGELLCEIW from the coding sequence ATGGCTGTTGTTGATCCTGTAGCCGACATGTTGACCCGCATCCGGAATGCGTATGGCGCTTATCATAATGATGTCGCCATCCCGACTTCCAAGATGAAGTCTTCTATCGCGGGTATTTTGAAGGAAGAAGGTTATATCACCGACTACGCTGTCGAGGACAGGGACATCAGTATTACCCTCAAATACGTTGACGGAAAACCGTTGGTTACTGGCCTGAAAAAGGTCAGTAAGCCCGGTCGTCGCGTGTACGTTGGTGCTTCTGATATCCCCCGAGTCCAGAACGGCATCGGTATTTGTATCGTGTCTACATCCAAAGGTTTGCTCGAAGGCGCCAAGGCCAAAGAGGCCAATGTTGGCGGCGAGCTTCTCTGCGAAATCTGGTAA
- the rplF gene encoding 50S ribosomal protein L6 has protein sequence MSRIGKNPIDIPSGVEVSVGASEIQVKGPKGTLQTPVHPTVEYKIEDGKVYVSRIDDSRQARGQHGLRRTLLANCVDGVTKGFAKTLEVIGVGYKVSVQGKKIVLNVGYSHPVEFDLPAGLEAKAEGSKLTIEGLDKQLVGEVAAQIRRVRPPEPYKGKGIKYADEYIRRKAGKSGAK, from the coding sequence ATGTCTCGTATAGGAAAGAATCCCATCGACATCCCTTCGGGTGTTGAGGTATCTGTTGGAGCCTCCGAGATCCAGGTTAAGGGCCCTAAGGGGACCTTGCAGACTCCGGTCCACCCGACCGTTGAGTATAAGATCGAGGATGGCAAGGTGTATGTCTCCCGCATTGATGATTCCCGTCAGGCGCGTGGTCAGCATGGTCTTCGTAGGACCTTGCTTGCCAACTGCGTTGATGGCGTGACCAAGGGTTTTGCAAAGACCTTGGAAGTTATCGGTGTAGGTTACAAGGTGTCCGTGCAGGGCAAAAAAATCGTTCTTAACGTCGGATATTCTCATCCGGTCGAGTTCGATCTTCCTGCCGGTCTCGAAGCTAAGGCGGAAGGCTCCAAGCTGACCATCGAAGGCCTCGATAAGCAACTTGTTGGAGAAGTCGCGGCACAAATCCGCCGTGTGCGTCCGCCGGAACCCTACAAGGGTAAGGGCATCAAGTACGCTGACGAATACATCCGCCGCAAGGCTGGTAAGTCCGGCGCTAAGTAG
- the rplR gene encoding 50S ribosomal protein L18 has protein sequence MSKSKNAQRLLRKPRIRKKISGTEVRPRLVVYRSNQHVYAQLVDDVNGVTLASASTQVLNKDGETLKANKDSATKVGKAIAEAALAKKIDSCVFDRSGYIYHGKVKALADGAREAGLKF, from the coding sequence ATGAGTAAAAGCAAAAATGCACAGAGGCTTCTTCGGAAGCCCCGCATCAGAAAGAAAATATCCGGTACAGAAGTTCGGCCTCGTTTGGTCGTCTATCGTTCCAACCAGCATGTTTATGCTCAGTTGGTCGATGACGTGAACGGCGTGACTCTGGCCTCCGCAAGCACTCAGGTGCTGAATAAGGACGGCGAGACTCTCAAGGCAAATAAGGATTCTGCAACCAAAGTTGGTAAGGCAATAGCCGAAGCCGCTTTGGCCAAGAAAATTGATTCCTGTGTCTTCGACCGGAGTGGTTACATCTATCACGGCAAGGTAAAAGCTCTTGCCGACGGCGCCCGTGAAGCCGGGCTTAAATTCTAG
- the rpsE gene encoding 30S ribosomal protein S5, translating to MEQNDSGLIEKIVYLNRVAKVVKGGRRFSFSCLVVVGDGEGGVGYGLGKANEVPEAIRKASERAKKNMINVPLLDGTLPYEVLGRYGAGRVMLKPASRGTGIIAGGPVRAIMEAVGVHDILTKAIGTNNPHNVLRATMAGLESLRSAEEMTALRGVPVSTPRK from the coding sequence ATGGAACAGAATGATAGTGGATTGATTGAAAAAATCGTCTACCTCAATCGCGTCGCCAAGGTTGTCAAGGGTGGCCGCCGTTTCAGCTTCAGCTGCCTGGTGGTCGTCGGAGACGGTGAAGGTGGAGTCGGATATGGTCTGGGTAAGGCTAACGAAGTACCTGAAGCTATTCGCAAGGCGTCTGAACGCGCCAAGAAGAACATGATTAATGTTCCTCTGCTGGATGGCACCCTGCCGTATGAGGTCTTGGGACGCTACGGTGCAGGCCGCGTTATGCTGAAGCCTGCCAGTCGTGGTACTGGTATTATTGCTGGTGGTCCCGTTCGTGCGATCATGGAAGCCGTTGGCGTCCATGATATCCTGACCAAAGCTATTGGCACTAATAATCCGCACAACGTGCTGCGTGCCACCATGGCTGGTCTGGAATCCCTGCGGAGTGCCGAGGAAATGACCGCCCTGCGCGGAGTCCCGGTGTCTACGCCGAGAAAGTAA
- the rpmD gene encoding 50S ribosomal protein L30, with protein sequence MIKVKQIKSKIACKPDQVKTLEALGLRRISQVKEHEDTPVIRGMIYKVRHLVEVVE encoded by the coding sequence GTGATTAAAGTAAAACAGATCAAAAGCAAGATCGCGTGTAAGCCTGACCAGGTTAAAACCCTGGAAGCATTGGGCTTACGTCGTATCAGCCAGGTCAAAGAACACGAAGATACCCCGGTTATTCGTGGTATGATCTATAAGGTCAGACACCTGGTGGAGGTAGTAGAATAA
- the rplO gene encoding 50S ribosomal protein L15 produces MKLHELYAFPEEYKNRKRIGRGSGSGWGKTSGKGHKGQNARSGGGVRPGFEGGQMPLARRLPKRGFKNPFREEYQAVNVGRLLAMFEGKDEITLTDMYERGVVKDNAPVKVLGTGDVAKAVTIEAHRFSASAAEKIAKAGGTAKAIEA; encoded by the coding sequence ATGAAACTGCATGAACTCTACGCCTTCCCGGAAGAATATAAGAATCGTAAGCGTATTGGTCGTGGTTCCGGATCCGGTTGGGGTAAAACCTCCGGTAAAGGCCACAAGGGTCAGAACGCCCGCTCCGGCGGTGGTGTTCGTCCCGGCTTTGAGGGTGGCCAGATGCCTCTGGCTCGCCGTCTGCCCAAGCGCGGATTCAAGAATCCCTTCCGCGAAGAGTACCAAGCTGTGAACGTTGGTCGCCTTTTGGCCATGTTCGAAGGCAAGGACGAGATCACCCTGACCGATATGTATGAACGTGGTGTTGTCAAAGACAATGCCCCGGTCAAGGTTCTTGGAACCGGTGATGTCGCAAAGGCCGTGACCATTGAAGCTCATCGTTTCAGTGCGTCTGCAGCCGAGAAGATTGCCAAGGCCGGCGGTACCGCCAAGGCCATTGAAGCTTAA
- the secY gene encoding preprotein translocase subunit SecY — MSGVDNIARLPELRNKLLWTFALLAVYRMGIHIPIPGVDSAALTEFFAQAQNTLFGIFDMFSGGGLSNMSIFALGIMPYISASIILQLLTVVSPELKRLQKEEGEAGRKKITQYTRYGTVLITIVQGFAIATGLESMSSPTGAPMVLFSGIGFKMMTILTLTAGTVFLMWLGEQMTEKGIGNGISLIIYAGIIAGLPAAVINTIQLMTVGEITLFILLFLMIVMVATLAFIVFMERGQRRIPIHYAKRQQGRRMFGGQTTHLPLKINTAGVIPPIFASSILMFPATLAQFSNNEFLQDFAAIMSPTSIVYNLLFIGIIIFFCYFYTAIMFDPKGIAENIQKQGGFIPGIRPGNRTREYIDRVLARITLWGAFYVSAVCVLPMFLISKFSVPFYFGGTSLLIVVGVAMDFMGQIESYLISRQYEGLMGKAGKLKGRH, encoded by the coding sequence ATGTCAGGAGTTGATAATATTGCCCGATTGCCAGAGCTGCGTAACAAGCTGCTCTGGACGTTCGCACTGCTTGCTGTCTACCGGATGGGCATTCATATACCTATTCCCGGCGTCGACAGTGCGGCTCTGACGGAGTTTTTCGCTCAGGCGCAAAACACCCTCTTCGGGATCTTCGATATGTTCTCGGGCGGTGGACTGTCCAACATGTCCATCTTCGCACTGGGCATCATGCCCTACATTTCGGCTTCCATTATTCTTCAGCTCTTGACCGTCGTGTCGCCTGAGCTGAAGCGCCTCCAGAAGGAGGAAGGTGAGGCCGGAAGGAAAAAAATTACCCAGTACACTAGGTACGGGACAGTTCTTATTACCATTGTGCAGGGCTTTGCCATTGCCACTGGTCTTGAGTCCATGAGCAGCCCTACGGGCGCGCCTATGGTGCTGTTTTCCGGCATAGGGTTCAAGATGATGACCATCTTGACCCTGACTGCTGGTACCGTGTTCCTGATGTGGTTGGGTGAGCAAATGACTGAAAAGGGGATCGGAAATGGTATCTCCCTGATCATCTACGCTGGTATTATTGCGGGCCTTCCGGCTGCAGTGATCAATACCATCCAGTTGATGACTGTGGGTGAAATCACACTGTTCATCCTCCTCTTTCTCATGATTGTGATGGTTGCCACTTTGGCCTTCATTGTTTTCATGGAAAGAGGACAGCGCAGAATTCCGATTCACTATGCCAAGCGTCAGCAAGGACGTCGCATGTTCGGTGGGCAGACTACGCATCTGCCTTTGAAGATTAACACCGCTGGTGTTATCCCGCCGATCTTTGCATCTTCCATTCTGATGTTCCCTGCAACACTCGCTCAGTTTTCGAACAATGAGTTCTTGCAGGATTTTGCAGCCATCATGAGTCCGACTTCCATTGTGTACAACTTGTTGTTCATTGGAATTATCATATTCTTTTGCTACTTCTATACGGCGATCATGTTTGATCCCAAAGGAATTGCAGAGAATATTCAAAAGCAGGGCGGCTTCATCCCGGGTATTCGCCCAGGTAATCGCACCCGTGAATACATTGATAGAGTGTTAGCCCGCATTACTTTGTGGGGAGCCTTCTATGTATCTGCGGTGTGTGTGCTTCCCATGTTTTTGATCAGCAAGTTTAGCGTGCCGTTTTATTTCGGCGGAACTTCGCTGCTGATCGTGGTCGGCGTGGCCATGGACTTCATGGGGCAAATCGAGTCTTATCTGATCTCTCGTCAATACGAGGGACTGATGGGCAAAGCAGGCAAATTGAAGGGCAGGCACTAG
- the map gene encoding type I methionyl aminopeptidase, with protein MKKFRGVFLKNDKEIGLMREANRIVSTILDELAENVKPGVSTMLFEDICRSMCDQYGVRPAFLGYQGFPFALCCSVNEEIVHGFPSKERILNEGDIVSVDMGVVYEGFYGDSARTFAVGAVSDEAKKLMDVTRESLYKGIEKAVPGNNLYDISAAIQSYVEGFGFGIVRRFVGHGIGSHLHEKPEIPNFVPKGMPGVPLKAGMVLAIEPMVTVGSHEVEVLEDKWTAVTKDRKLSAHFEHTIAITSDGPMILSLSD; from the coding sequence TTGAAAAAGTTCAGGGGTGTCTTCCTCAAAAATGATAAAGAGATTGGCCTCATGCGTGAGGCCAATCGCATTGTTTCCACCATTCTTGATGAGTTGGCAGAGAACGTCAAACCTGGCGTTTCCACCATGCTTTTTGAGGATATATGTCGATCCATGTGCGACCAATATGGCGTACGTCCGGCATTTTTAGGGTACCAAGGTTTTCCTTTTGCCCTATGTTGTTCAGTGAATGAAGAGATTGTGCACGGCTTTCCTTCCAAGGAACGCATTCTGAATGAAGGCGACATTGTCAGTGTTGACATGGGCGTTGTGTACGAAGGGTTTTACGGTGATTCTGCTCGGACCTTTGCGGTAGGAGCGGTTTCTGACGAAGCGAAAAAGCTTATGGACGTAACCCGAGAGTCTCTTTATAAGGGTATTGAGAAAGCCGTTCCTGGAAACAACTTGTATGATATCTCCGCGGCAATACAGTCATACGTTGAAGGGTTCGGTTTTGGTATAGTTCGTCGTTTTGTAGGACACGGGATCGGAAGTCATCTTCATGAGAAGCCTGAGATCCCCAATTTCGTTCCCAAGGGCATGCCCGGCGTTCCTCTTAAAGCCGGTATGGTGCTTGCCATTGAGCCGATGGTCACGGTTGGGAGCCACGAAGTTGAAGTTCTAGAGGATAAATGGACAGCGGTGACAAAGGATAGGAAACTGTCTGCTCACTTTGAGCACACCATTGCCATTACCTCCGATGGACCGATGATATTGAGTTTGTCGGATTAG
- the rpmJ gene encoding 50S ribosomal protein L36, whose translation MKVRPSVKKMCSKCKVIRRNGVLRVICENPRHKQRQG comes from the coding sequence ATGAAAGTAAGACCTTCTGTTAAGAAAATGTGTTCCAAGTGCAAAGTAATCAGGCGCAACGGTGTCCTGCGGGTGATCTGTGAGAACCCACGGCATAAGCAGCGTCAAGGATAG
- the rpsM gene encoding 30S ribosomal protein S13, which translates to MARIAGVDLPKNKRIDVALTYIYGIGRTMALQILDTTKVDWKTNSDNLTADEVSQIRLEIENNYKVEGDLRREITTNIKRLMDIGCYRGLRHRRGLPVRGQKSKTNARTRKGPRRSVMGRKKK; encoded by the coding sequence ATGGCACGTATTGCTGGTGTTGATCTGCCGAAGAACAAGCGCATTGATGTTGCGCTGACGTACATTTACGGCATCGGCCGGACCATGGCCCTGCAGATTCTCGATACCACGAAAGTGGACTGGAAGACCAACAGTGATAATCTCACTGCTGATGAAGTCAGCCAGATTCGTCTCGAGATTGAAAACAACTACAAAGTTGAAGGTGATCTTCGTCGTGAGATCACTACCAACATCAAACGTTTGATGGACATCGGCTGCTACCGCGGTCTGCGCCATCGTCGCGGTCTGCCCGTTCGCGGTCAGAAATCCAAGACCAACGCTCGTACCCGTAAGGGCCCCCGTCGTTCTGTCATGGGCCGCAAGAAGAAATAA
- the rpsK gene encoding 30S ribosomal protein S11, with product MAKPRRSGKKKEKKNIPVGIAHVKATFNNTIVTFTDVKGNVVSWASAGAHFKGSRKSTPFAAQMAAESAAKRAQDSGMRTVGIYVKGPGSGREAAMRAINNAGFKVTFIRDITPIPHNGCRPPKRRRV from the coding sequence ATGGCTAAACCCCGTCGATCTGGGAAGAAGAAAGAGAAGAAGAACATTCCCGTCGGGATTGCCCACGTCAAAGCCACGTTCAATAACACGATCGTGACTTTCACAGACGTCAAGGGTAATGTCGTCAGTTGGGCTTCCGCAGGCGCTCATTTCAAGGGCTCCCGCAAGTCCACTCCTTTCGCGGCACAGATGGCAGCTGAATCCGCCGCCAAGCGCGCTCAGGATTCCGGTATGCGTACCGTCGGCATCTACGTCAAGGGCCCCGGCTCTGGACGTGAGGCCGCTATGCGCGCCATCAACAACGCAGGCTTCAAGGTTACCTTCATTCGGGATATCACTCCGATTCCCCACAATGGTTGCCGTCCGCCTAAACGCCGCAGGGTCTAA
- the rpsD gene encoding 30S ribosomal protein S4 has translation MARYTQAKCKLCRREGEKLFLKGDRCYTDKCAYEKRPYPPGHSGRMRHKMSDYAIQLREKQKVRRMYGVLEGQFRMYYHRADGMKGVTGHNLLMLLERRLDNVIYRLGYANSRDQARQLVRHGIFKLNGRRVNIPSMQVQSEDVIEVREEARKIPVINEAQEVIARRGCPEWLESDGANFKGTVKAMPSREDIQFPINEQLIVELYSK, from the coding sequence GTGGCAAGATATACTCAAGCAAAATGCAAGCTGTGCCGTCGCGAGGGAGAAAAGCTCTTCCTCAAGGGCGATCGCTGCTACACCGATAAGTGCGCTTACGAAAAGCGTCCATACCCACCGGGACATTCCGGCCGCATGCGTCACAAGATGAGCGATTACGCCATCCAGTTGCGCGAAAAGCAGAAGGTTCGTCGCATGTACGGCGTTCTGGAAGGCCAGTTCCGTATGTACTACCATCGTGCCGACGGCATGAAGGGCGTCACCGGTCATAATCTGTTGATGCTCCTCGAACGCCGTCTTGACAACGTGATCTATCGTCTTGGCTATGCCAATTCACGTGATCAGGCTCGTCAGTTGGTTCGTCATGGTATCTTCAAGCTCAATGGCCGACGTGTGAACATTCCGTCCATGCAGGTTCAGTCTGAGGACGTCATTGAAGTCCGTGAAGAAGCCCGCAAGATCCCCGTGATCAATGAAGCTCAGGAAGTCATTGCCCGCCGCGGTTGCCCTGAGTGGTTGGAATCTGACGGTGCCAACTTCAAGGGCACGGTTAAGGCCATGCCGAGCCGGGAAGATATACAGTTCCCGATCAACGAGCAGCTTATTGTCGAATTGTACTCCAAGTAA
- a CDS encoding DNA-directed RNA polymerase subunit alpha, with protein MLIENGDKLINTRNWSELVKPEKLVRDLKSSEMYGKFICEPLERGYATTIGNAMRRVLLSSMQGCAIVSASIEGVQHEFTTVPGVLEDMTEVVLNMKLVRMAMTTDEPQRLTLEANKKGQVTAGMIQENQNVTVLNKDQLIATLTENRSFKMELEVRMGKGYVPADMHEGLTDEIGSMILDASYSPVKKVAYAVEQARVGQMTNYDKLILEVWTDGSVSPEDACAYSAKILKEQLSVFINFDELSSETQEEEDDAIDLNPNLFKSIDELELSVRATNCLKAANIQLVGELVQRTEQAMLKTKNFGRKSLDEIRRVLDAMTLKFGMTVEDFDKKYQEWLKRKEKNEA; from the coding sequence ATGCTTATTGAGAACGGCGACAAACTCATCAACACCCGCAATTGGAGCGAACTGGTCAAGCCCGAGAAATTGGTGCGCGATCTCAAGTCCTCTGAGATGTACGGTAAATTCATCTGTGAACCTTTGGAGCGTGGTTATGCTACCACTATTGGTAACGCCATGCGCCGGGTTCTTCTTTCCTCCATGCAGGGGTGTGCCATTGTGTCCGCCTCCATTGAGGGAGTGCAGCATGAGTTCACCACCGTACCTGGTGTTCTTGAGGACATGACCGAGGTCGTGCTGAACATGAAACTTGTTCGTATGGCAATGACCACGGACGAGCCTCAGCGCTTGACACTTGAAGCTAACAAGAAGGGCCAGGTTACGGCTGGCATGATTCAGGAAAATCAGAACGTCACTGTTTTGAACAAGGATCAGCTCATTGCTACCCTGACCGAGAACCGTAGCTTCAAGATGGAGTTGGAAGTCCGCATGGGCAAGGGCTATGTCCCTGCTGATATGCACGAAGGACTGACCGACGAAATCGGCTCCATGATCCTCGACGCCAGTTACTCCCCAGTCAAGAAGGTCGCGTACGCCGTCGAACAGGCGCGTGTCGGCCAGATGACCAACTACGACAAGCTCATTCTCGAGGTCTGGACCGATGGTTCGGTTTCCCCCGAGGATGCCTGTGCATACAGTGCCAAGATCCTGAAAGAGCAATTGTCTGTCTTCATTAACTTCGATGAACTCTCATCAGAGACTCAGGAAGAAGAAGATGATGCAATTGATCTGAACCCGAACCTCTTCAAGTCCATTGATGAACTCGAACTTTCAGTTCGTGCCACCAACTGCTTGAAGGCCGCTAACATTCAGTTGGTTGGTGAACTGGTTCAACGTACCGAACAGGCCATGTTGAAGACCAAGAACTTTGGTCGTAAATCCTTGGACGAGATCCGTCGCGTTCTGGATGCCATGACTTTGAAGTTCGGTATGACGGTTGAGGATTTTGACAAGAAATACCAGGAATGGTTGAAGAGGAAAGAGAAAAATGAGGCATAG